The Gammaproteobacteria bacterium DNA window CTGCATGCCAAACGAGATCGCGTGCAGCAATTGCGCCAGCACCAGCACGAAGAGCCACTGGACGAAACCGGCGATCAAAAGCCAGCGCACGGTGGTGGCGGCGATGCTGAGCAGCATGAGCAGGCGCAGCGGCATCCATGGCAGCAGCCGGTGCATGACGAGGAACAGCAACACCTCCGCCGCCACGCCCAGGGCCCACAACTGCCCGACCACGCCGCGGGCATAGCCGTGCTCCTCCAGATAGATGGTGTAGAAGTTGTAATAAGGCCCGTAGCTCACCTGGGTCAGCAGACAGACAGCCAGCAGGGCCGCAACTTTGGGCTGGCCGAGCACGCGAGCGAGGTGCATGCGCGCCGGCCGGGGATGCGGAACCCTCCGATCCGGCGTATACAGGCTCATCACGGTGGCAGCGGCCAGCAATCCCACCAATACCGCCGGCAGCGGCGTCAAACCGGTACGTTCGAAGATCCATCCCAAGGCGACGACGGTGACAATGAAACTGATGGAACCCCAGACGCGGATGCGGGTGTAGGCCTCCGTCGAGTCACCGAGATGGTTGAAGGTTACCGCCTCGAATTGCGGCAGCGAGGCGCTCCAGAGGAAACCGAACACCAACATCACCACCAGCGCCGGTGCGTAGGTTGTGATCCACAGCATCGGCAGGAAACTCACCAGCGACAGCAGGAAACTCACGCGCACCACCCGCATCCGTCCGCCATGGTGATCGGCGATCCAGCCCCACAGCGTCGGCGAAACGATGCGCCCCGCGACCAGCGCGCCGGTCAGCAGGCCGATCTGCGCCGGCGTGCAGCCCAGCAGTTTGAAATAGGGATTGAGATACGGCACCAGCGCGCCGATGACGGCGAAGTAGGCGAAGTAGCCGCCGGACAGCCTCCAGTAAGGCACCCCCGAATGACGCAACATCAGCGCTTGGGCGTGGCGGGAACTACCGGTGTCGGCGAACGAACGTCAAGATTCTGGGCGCGGTGGCGCAGGGCATGATCCATCAGCACCAGCGCCAGCATGGCCTCGGCAATCGGCGTGGCGCGGATGCCGACGCAGGGGTCGTGGCGCCCGTGCGTCGCCACCTCCACCGGATTGCCCCGCGCGTCGATGCTGCGCCCCGGCAGACGGATGCTGGACGTCGGCTTCAGCGCGATGCTGACGAGAATGTCCTGGCCGCTGGAAATGCCGCCGAGAATGCCGCCGGCGTTGTTGCCGAGAAAACCTTCCGGCGTCATTTCATCGCGGTGCTGCGTGCCCTTGTGTTCGACGGCGGCGAAACCGGCGCCGATCTCCACCGCCTTGACGGCGTTGATGCCCATCATCGCCTTCGCGATGTCGGCATCCAGCCGATCGAACACCGGTTCGCCCCAGCCCGGCGGCACGTTGCTGGCCACGACGTTGATGCGCGCGCCAATGGAATCGCCCTCCTTGCGCAGCGCGTCCATGAACGCTTCCAGCTCGGGGACACGCGCCGGATCCGGACAGAAAAATGGATTGTCATCAACGGCGCTCCAATCCCGGCGTTCCAGTTTGATCGGCCCCAGTTGCGCCAGATAACCGCGGACCTGCACGCCGTATTTCTCGCGCAGGTATTTCTTGGCGATGCCCGCTGCCGCCACGCGCATGCAGGTCTCGCGCGCCGAGGCGCGGCCGCCGCCGCGGTAATCGCGGAAGCCGTACTTCTGATTGTAGGTGTAATCGGCGTGACCGGGACGGAAGCGATCGAGAATGTTGTCGTAATCCTTTGACTTCTGATCGGTGTTCTCGATCAACAGTCCAATCGGCGTGCCGGTGGTTTTGCCCTGGAACACTCCCGACAGGATGCGCACCCTGTCATCTTCGTGCCGCTGCGTGGTGTGGCGCGACTTGCCCGGTTTGCGCCGATCCAGATCGTGCTGCAGATCCTCCTCGCTCAAGGCGAGGCCGGGCGGGCAGCCGTCCACGATACAGGCGTACGCCGGCCCGTGGCTCTCGCCGCAGGTGGTGAGCGTGAACAGTTTGCCGATGGTGTTACCTGACATGGCGCTATTGTAGCGACATAAGCATATTCCGGCGAAATCTTCGCCGGTTTACGAGGATCGGTCGCCGCCGAAGTGTTCGCGCAGTTGCGCGGCGGTGAGCAGGAACACGCCGTCGCCGCCGCGTTCAAACTCGAACCACATGAACGGCACCTTCGGATAACGCGCCAAGAGAACCTCCTGCCGGTCGCCCACCTCCACGATCAATGCCCCGTGTTCGTTCAAGCGGGCGGCGGATTCATGCAGGATGCGGATGACGACGGCCAGCCCTTCGTCACCCGCGGCCAAACCCAGGGCCGGTTCGTGCTGGTATTCGCGCGGCAAACCGGCAACGTCTTCCGCGGGAACGTAAGGTGGATTGCTGATGATCAAGTCATAACGCTGCCGCGGGACGTCACGGTACAGATCCGATTTGATCATGCGCAGGCGATCCCCCACCGCGTACCGCTCGACGTTGATCGCGGCCACCGCCAGCGCCTCCGGCGAGATATCGGTGGCGTCAACCCGCGCTTCAGGAAAGGCCAGCGCGCAGGCCACTGCGATGCAGCCGCTGCCGGTGCAGAGTTCCAGGATGCGACGCACGCGGCTGCCGTCCACCCACGGCGCAAAACCCTGTTCGATCAATTCCGCAATCGGCGAGCGCGGTACCAACACGCGTTCGTCGACGTAAAACTCCAGACCCGCGAACCACGCCTTGCGCAGCAGATAGGCGGCCGGTTTGCGGGTGGCGATCCGCTTGCGCAACAGCGCGCGCAGGCGTTGGAGCGTGTTTTTGTCCAGTGGCTCGTCCAGCCGGGCGCCGCCGTAATCGAAGGGCAGATCGAGCGCCCCCAGCACCAGATACACCGCCTCCTCGCGGGCGTTGCGGGTGCCGTGGCCGTAGCTCAGGCCCGCGTATTCAAACTTGGATTCGGCCCAATGGACCAGTTCGCGCGGCGTCAATGGGCCATGACGCCGGGTATTTTTTTGAAATCGATGGCGTCGATCTGTTCGGGGGCCAGATACTGCCGCGCATACTTGAGATAGACCTGTTCATGGATGAACACGTCGAACAAATCCGCGTCGATATGATGTTCCAGTTTCATGCGGCCGAGGATCGTGAGCGCCTGCGACAGCGGCATCGGTTTTTTGTAGGGGCGATCCTTGGCGGTCAGCGCCTCGAAGATGTCGGCGATCGCCACCATGCGCGCCGGGATCGACATCTGTTCGCGCGTCAGTTTGTTGGGATAACCGGTGCCGTCCATTTTTTCATGATGCCCGCCGGCATACTCCGGCACCCGCCGCAGATGTTTTGGATAAGGCAGTGACTGCAGCATTTTGATGCTGACGCTGACGTGGTTGTTGATGATCTGCCGTTCCTCGAAATTCAGCGTGCCGCGGCTGATGTGCAGGTTGTAAACCTCGTTGTCCGACAGAAAGGGTTTGTCGTTACCATCCTCCCGCCAGCGGTAGGCGGCGATGCGATTGACGCGCTCCTTGTCTTCCTCGGAGAGAAACTCGCCGCCCTTGTTGCAGCGATGGAGAAATTCGCGATCGTCGGCGTATTGCTTCAGCAGCCGCCGGTATTCGGGATCGGTATCCACCTCCGCATCGGCGCCGAAGCGGGCCTGCAACCGGCGCAGCAGCGCGGCGATCTCGGCGTCGCGTCTCAATATTTCAAAGCGGGTGTCAATCTCCTTGATGCGGTCGAAAATCGTCTCCAGTTTGGTGGACTTGTCGACCACGAATTCCGGCGTGGTGATCTTGCCGCAGTCGTGCAGCCATGCGGCGACATTCAGTTCATAGCGCTCCTCCTCCGTCATGGCGAAATCCGCCAGCGGACCCTGCCTCGTGTTGCAGACCGCCTCGGCCAGCATGTCGGTCAGCACCGGCACGCGCCGGCAGTGCCCCGCAGTGTAGGGTGATTTTTCGTCAATCGCGTTGGCGACCAGCTGGATCATGGAATCGAACAACTGTTTCTGCGCCTCTATCAGTTGTTTGTTGGTGATGGCCACCGCCGCCATCGAGGCCAGCGATTCCACCAGCTTTTGATCGTGCTGGGTAAACGAGACCGCATCCGAGCCATCGGGTTCGCGCTTGTTCAGGAGCTGCAGCACGCCGATGACCTCATTCTCATGATTGGTCATCGGCACGGTGAGAAAGGATTTTGAACGGTAGCCGGTCTTCTGATCGAAGGTGCGAGTCCCGGAAAAATCGAATTCCTTGCTGGCGTAGGCGTCCTTGATGTTGATGGTGCGGCGGCTCAGGGCCGCGCTGGCGGCGACCATTTTCATGTTGGGATTGCCCGCGTCGTCGTACAAGGGCAGCGGCGGGAAGGGAATGGGCTTGCCGCTGGTGCCGCCCATGCGAAAGTTGAGGCTGGCGGTGTGCATGATTTCGAATTTCAGGCGTCGATCCTCGGTGACCGAATACAGCGTGCCGCCATCCGCGCTGGTGAAGCGCTCCGCCTGCTCCAGGATCATCTCCAGCAGCCGGTCGTGATTCTTCTCGGCCGAGAGGGCGATGCCAATGGCCGTCAGTTCTTGCAGCAGTTGCAGAGAATGGGTGGTGGTGGTCATCAATTTCAGCCGTCGATTAGACAAATTTTAGCCGGATTCCGACCCTACTGCCATGCAAAACAGCATGTTGCGGTGCGATCAGCGTCGCAAACAGAACTTTTTCGATGTAAAAAGCTGAATTGTCACCAACCTGTCAACGGACGTTCGCCGGCCTGTCACAGCGTTGGGGCAGTATGGCCGTCACATGCTCCGCGTGGAGAACAACCGATGACCTCAGCAGAAATTCGCGGTCATTTCAGCACGCGTCACATCTTTTCCAACCACCGATTGTCAAACCACCCCGATTTCCTCTATCGATCCCTGGATCGGCTCTGCCGCTTGGATCACCTGGATCGTCTCTATCAGCAACTACCCCCCGGATTGGAAGGCGAGGCCTTTCTCCGGCAGGCGCTGGAACTGCTCGACATCCGGCCGCGCATTTTGAGCGGGCGGATCGATGACATTCCGGCCGGCGGGCCGGTCATCGTCGTCGCCAATCATCCCTTCGGCGGCCCCGAGGCGCTGCTGCTGGCGCAGATGCTGCTGAAGATCCGCCCTGATGTGCGCATGATGGCCAATTACCTCCTGCGGCAAATCACGGAAATCCGGGATTATCTGATTGACGTGGATCCCTTCGGGGGAGGAACGTCGGCCCGCAGAAACGCGGCGCCGTTGCGCCGCTGCCTGCGCTGGTTGCAGGCCGGCGGCCTGCTGCTGACCTTTCCATCGGGCACGGTATCGCATCTGCAATGGCGTTCCGGAAAGATTATCGATCCGCCGTGGGATCCGTCCATCGGACGTCTCGTGCAGTTGAGCCAGGCCAGCGTGGTGCCGGTGTACATCCACGGCCACAACCGGCTTCACTTCCAGCTCCTGGGCCTGCTGCACCCGCTGCTGCGCACCGCCCTGCTGCCGCGCGAATTCGCGGCCCGCACCGGTCGGCGCATTGAACTGCGCATCGGCGCACCCATCGCGTACGCCGGCATGAAACGGCTGCCGGACAAGACCACACTCATTGAACATCTGCGCCTGCGCACCGAGCTGCTGGGCCAGATGAGCCAGACTGCTTCCTCCGGCGCGGCCGTTGAGCCGCCTTTACCGCGACGTGCGATCCCCTTAATCCTCGCGCCCGCACCATCGTTGCTCAAGGCGGAGATGGACGCCCTGCCGGAGGAGCAGATCCTGATTCGCAACAAGGAATGGCGGGTCGCCTGCGCGCCCGCGCGGCAAATCCCCTGGTTGTTGCAGGAGATTGGGCGGCTGCGCGAGCTGACGTTCCGGAGCGTCGGCGAGGGCACCGGCAAGCCCGCGGACATCGATCTGTATGACGCCTATTACCAGCACCTCATCGTCTGGAACGAGGCCTCCGGTCAGGTGGCCGGCGGTTACCGGCTGGGCGTCGTGGCCGACATCCTGCGGCACTACGGCGTGCGCGGCCTCTACACCCATTCCCTGTTTGAATTCAAGCGGCCGCTGCTCGGCCAGCTGGCGACGGCCGTCGAGTTGGGCCGCTCGTTCGTGCGGCCGGAATTTCAGAAGAGCTTCGCGCCCCTGTTTCTGTTGTGGCGCGGGATCGGGGAATTCATCATCCGCCGGCCGCAGTGCCACCGCCTGTTCGGCCCCGTCAGCATCAGCAACGATTATCACTGGCTGTCGCGCCTGCTCATCGTGAAGCACCTGCACACGCGGCATTACGAACGGGAATTGTCCCGCTGGGTGCGGCCACGCCGCCCATTCAAGCCATTGCGTATGGGGCCCTGGCGGGAAGCCATCATCTCACCGGGCCTGGACGATCTGGACGTGATCGCAGACATGGTGCGCGGCATCGAGACGGACGGCAAGGAGCCTCCCATTCTGCTGCGCCAGTATCTGAAGCTGGGCGGGCAATTGCTCGGATTCAATGTCGATCCGGAGTTCGGGAATACGCTGGACGGCCTGATCCTGGTCGATCTGCGCCGCACCGATGCCCGCCTTTTGGAGCGCTACATGGGTCAGCGGGGCGCGCGCGACTTTCTCGCGTTCCACCGCTCACGGCCCGCCGCCACGACACGCCAGGCGGCGTGACCGGCGGGGCTCAGGACGCCATGGTTGCGAACATGGCGTTCAAACGGCGGACAAAGCCCGCCGGGTCGCTGAGCCTGCCGCCCTCGGCCAGCAAGGCCTGATCGAATAATATCCTCGCCCAGTCGCCGAAACGCGTTTCATCCTCGATTTTGCCAAGATGTTTGATCAGCGCGTGCTCCGGGTTGATCTCCAGGATGGGTTTGGCGGCGGCGATGTTCTGCCCCACGGCCTTGAGCAGGCGTTCCAGATTGCCGCCCATGTCCTGGCTGTCCGCCACCAGGCAGGCGGGTGAGTCGGTCAGGCGGCGGGTGACGCGCACGTCCTTGGTTTCGTTATCCAGCGTCTTGCGCAGCCGGCCCAGCAGGTCTTTCAGTTCGCGGGTTTCGCCCTGCCGTTCCTTCTTCTCCTCCTCCGTCTCCAGCCTGCCGAGATCCAGATCGCCCTTGCTCACGGATTTGAGCGGCCTGCCCTTGAACTCGGTCAGGTGCATGACCACCCACTCATCCACCGGATCGGACATCAGCAACACCTCGATGCCCTTTTTGCGGAACACCTCCAAATGCGGACTGCTGCGCGCGGTGGCGGCGTCATTCGCGGCCAGATAGTAGATGGCGTCCTGCGCCTCCGGCATGCGGGAGACATAGTCCGACAGCGCCACGGTCTGCCCCTCGCCGGGGTGGAGCGTGCTTTCGTAACGCAGCAGGCCGGCCAGCGTCTCGCGATTGTCCGCGTCCTCGGCGATGCCCTCCTTCAGCACCCGGCCGAATTCCTTCCACAGCGTCTTGTAGTCCTCCCTGCCCGCCAGACTTTCAATGAGCCCCAGGATCTTCTTCACCGAGGCGGCACGGATGGTGTCGATGGTCTTGTTCCGCTGCAGCAACTCCCGTGAGACATTGAGCGGCAAATCATTTGAATCGACAATGCCGCGTACGAAGCGGAGATAACGCGGCAGCAGTTGCTCGGCGTCGTCCATGATGAATATGCGCCGCACGTACAATTTCACGCCGTGGCGGGCCTCGCGATCCCACAAATCGAACGGCGCGTGCGACGGAATGTAAAAGAGCGTGGTGTATTCGAGCCTGCCTTCGGTGCGGGTGTGCACGTGCGCCAGCGGCTTTTCGAAATCGTGCGCGATGTGCTTGTAGAACTCGTCGTAGTCCCCGGCCGTGACTTCCTTCTTGTTGCGCGCCCACAAGGCCGTGGCGCGGTTGACGGTCTCCCATCCGGTCTTGTCCTTGCCCTCCTCCGGCATGCGGATGGGCAGGGCGATATGATCGGAATATCTGCGGATGATGTCCCGCAGGCGCCAGCCGTTTAGATAATCCTTGAATTCGTCCTTGAGATGCAGCACGACCTCCGTGCCGCGTTTCTTGCGCAATACGCCCTGGACGGTGTACTCACCCAAACCGTCGGATTCCCAGCGCACGCCCTGCTCGGCGGGCTGACCCGCCCGCCGGCTGGTGACCGTGACCTTTCCGGCCACGATGAACGCCGAATAAAATCCCACGCCGAACTGGCCGATCAATTGGGTGTCCTGCTGTTTGTCGCCGGTCAGATTCTTGAAAAACTCGCGCGTACCGGAGCGGGCCAGGGTGCCGAGATTGCCGATCATCTCCTCGCGCGACATGCCGATGCCGTTATCACGGACGGTGATGGTTTTCTGCTGCTCGCTGTACTCCACCTGAATGTTGAGTTCGCTGTCGCCCTCGTACAGGCCATCGTTGCCCAGCGCCTCGAACCGCAGCTTCTCGGCCGCATCCGAGGCGTTGGAAACGAGTTCGCGCAGGAAAATCTCCGGGTGGCTGTACAACGAATGGATGACGAGATCCAGCAGCGCCTTGGTTTCGGATTGAAATCCGAGGGTCTCTTTGTTTACGTCCACACTGCTCATGGCTGTTTCATCCTCCGCAATGGCTTTTCCTTGACATGGATTGATCCCGTATAGTTGGGGCATGATCCTGCGAATTTCAATATCTTCGCACAGACCGCCGCCATGAGTACCCGCCCGCCTGCCAGCGCAGCAACCACCATCGAGCATACGCCAGTCATGCGCCAGTATCTGGCCTTCAAGGCGAAACATCCCGACCTGCTGCTGCTTTACCGCATGGGCGATTTCTACGAATTGTTCTACGACGACGCCCGCAGGGCGGCACAGCTGCTGGGAATAGCGCTGACTTCGCGCGGACAGTCGGCGGGTGAACCCATCCCGATGGCCGGCGTACCGGCGCATGCCGTGGATCAATACCTGGTCAAACTCATCCGCCTGGGTGAGTCCGTGGTCATTTGCGAACAGGTGGGCGACCCGGCATTGAGCAAGGGTCCCGTTGAGCGGCAGATCACCCGCATCGTGACGCCCGGCACGGTGACCGATGAGGCGCTGCTGGAGGCGCATCGGGACAATCTTCTGCTCGCAGTGTACGCCGCGGGCGGCGGGATCGGCTGCGCCGCGCTGGATCTCGGCAGTGGACGCTTTTCCCTCATGCAATGCGAAAGCGCCGATACATTTGCCGACGAACTGGAAAGGCTGAAACCCGCGGAAATACTGTTGCCGGAGTCCTCGCCGCTCAAGGAAAAACTTTCAACCTGGCGCGGCGTCAGCGTGAAACCGCCGTGGTATTTCGACGCCGACACCGCGCGGCGGGCGTTGATGCAGCAGTTCGGCGTGGCCGATCTGGCCGGCCTGGGCTGCGAGCAGGTGCCGCTGGCGGTGACGGCGGCGGGCTGCCTGTTGCAGCACGCCCGCGACACGCAATGCGCGGCCCTGCCGCACCTGCAGGCGCCGCATGTTGAACAGCGCCGCGATTGCCTCATCCTTGATGCCGCCAGCCGCAGAAATCTCGAAGTCGACGAGAGCCTCGCCGGCCGCCGGGAGCACACCCTCTCTCATTTGATGGACAGCGCCGTCACGCCCATGGGCAGCCGCTGGTTGCGACGCTGGATTAGCCAGCCGCTGCGCGATCAGGACATCCTGCGCGCGCGGCACGACGCCATTGCCTGCCTGTTGGAATGGGCACGGCACGAACGTCTGCGTGAACTCTTGAAACCGATCGGCGACATGGAGCGCATCCTGGCAAGGATCGCGCTGTTGACGGCGCGACCGAGAGATCTCGTCCAACTGCGCGCGGCACTGGCGCAACTTCCCGCGTTACAGGCATCGATGCAGGAACTGGACAGCCCCCGCCTGCGTGATCTCTCGGCGCGGCTGCGGTGCTTTCCGGAACTCCATGACCTGCTGCGGCATGCACTGGTGGAATCGCCGCCGGTGTGGCTGCGTGACGGCGGCGTCATCGCGCCGGACTACGACGCGGAGTTGGATGAATTACGCCGGCTCGGCGCGAATGCCGGCGACACGCTCGCCGAGATGGAGTTGCGCGAACGCATCGCGACCGGCATCGCCAATCTGCGGGTGGGTTACAACCGGGTGCATGGCTACTATATCGAGGTCAGCCGCGCCCAGGGCGCGAACGTGCCGGCGCGTTATTCCCGACGCCAGACACTGAAATCCGTCGAACGTTACATCACCCCGGAATTGCAGGAACTGGAGCAGCGGGTGTTGAGCGCCGGCGGGCGGGCGCTGGCCCGCGAAAAAATCCTGTACGAAGAGTTGCTGCGCAAATTGCAGGACCATCTGCCCGCACTGCAGGGCTGTGCGGCGGCGCTGGCCGAATTGGACACGCTGGCCGCTTTTGCCGAGCGTGCCGCGACGCTTAATCTCTCCCGTCCTGAACTGTTTGCGGAGGCGGGTGTCACCATCCGCGCGGGCCGTCATCCGATGGTGGAGCACTGCGGCGGCGAACCCTTCATTCCCAACGATCTCACCCTGAATGACGCGCGCCGGCTGCTCATCATCACCGGCCCGAACATGGGCGGCAAATCCACCTACATGCGCCAGACCGCGCTCGTCGTACTGCTGGCGCACGCCGGCAGCTTCGTACCCGCGGCGGGCGCCAGTATCGGCCCCATCGATCGCATCTTCACCCGTATCGGCGCCACCGATGATCTGGCCGCCGGCCGCTCCACGTTCATGGTGGAGATGATCGAGACGGCGCAGATCCTGCGCCAGGCGACACGACAGAGCCTGGTGCTGGTGGATGAGATCGGACGCGGCACCAGCACCTACGACGGACTGGCGCTGGCCTGGGCCACCGCCGAGGCGCTGGGGCGCGACGTGGGCGCATTCACGCTGTTCGCCACCCATTACTTCGAACTGACCGCGCTGACCGAGTTGATCCCGCAGGCGGCGAACGTGCATCTCGACGCCGTTGAGCACCAGGATCGCATTGTCTTCCTGCGCGCGGTCAAGGAGGGGCCCGCCAGCCGCAGCTACGGCCTGCAGGTCGCCTCACTGGCCGGCGTGCCGGCGCCGGTCATCGCCCGCGCGCGGGCCTATCTGCACGATCTGGAGAATCACCCGCGCACCGCGCCGGAAGCACCAAAGCAGGCCACGTTGCTGCCCCACACCCATCCTGTCTTGGCGGCGCTGATGCATCTCAAGCCCGATGATTTGAGCCCGCGCGAGGCACTCGAGGCAATCTACCGCCTGCGCGGGTTGCTGGATAAATCCTGACCGGCGCCCCTGCGCCATCATTTTCATTGGCGGGGCTTGGGACTATAATTATTTTCCTTCGTTACTCTGGAACCGCGAGAATAATCATGACATTTGTCGTCACTGAAAGCTGCATCAAGTGCAAATACACCGATTGCGTGGAGGTCTGCCCGGTGGATTGTTTTCACGAAGGCCCCAACATGCTGGTGATCGACCCCGACGAATGCATCGATTGCACGCTCTGCGAACCCGAGTGTCCGGTCAACGCCATCGTTTCCGAGGATGATTTGCCCGACAATCAGCAGGAATTCCTGAAGCTGAACGCTGAATTGTCAAAGACCTGGCCGGTCATCAACGAGGTCAAGGACGCGCCGGCCGACGCCGACAAGTGGAAAGACGTCAAGGACAAGCGGCAACATTTGGAACGCTGATCCCGCTGTTCTTCCCCGAATTAATTGAAGGGGGGATTCCATGTCATCCTGGTTGCGGATGTTGTCCCTCCTCCCCTTGCTCGCCCCAGTAACGGCGTCGTACGCCGAGGTGTACAAATGGGTGGACGAACAGGGCAAGGTGCACTACGGCGATCATCCTGGTAATGCCCGGAGCCAGCCGGTCCAAATCCAAGCCGCACCGCAGCCGGACCCGGACTCCGCTGAACGCAGGGAAAAAAGCCAGAAGCTGTTGAACGAATACTCCGATGATCAGACGGAACAGAAGAAACAGCAGGAGTCCAGGGAGAAGGAGGCGGCGCAGCGCAAGGTTAATTGCGAACTGGCGAAAAAAAATCTGGACACGTACGAACACGCGGCCACCCTCTACACCACGGACAAAGACGGGGAACGCCACAACCTGACCGACGATGAGTATAAAAAAGCCATCGAAACCAGCCACGCCAACGTAAAAAAGTGGTGTGATGAATAATCGCGGCTGTCCTGGTGGTCTTTTTTCCCAATCCGACAAGTGCCTTCTTAAAAAGTGATGTCACCGGTGTCCTGAATGCCGGTTCATGGATCCAGGCGGCGATCTGCGCGCCGTGGAGGCAAATTAAATTTTGGTAATGTTCTGAATCGGTTGCGGATATCGGGTCAAAATACCAAGTCTCGCGAACCCTGCGAGATGATTTTTCAACCATAGACATTTAAGGAGATCCATTATGACCATCCGCAAATTCATCCTGGCGATCATGACCGGCCTGTTTTTGGTCAGCACCGGCGCCATGGCCGCCGATACGCACAAGTGCAAAAAAGGCAAGGTCTGGGATGCGGACAAGAAGCACTGTGTAGTCGAGAAAAAGTAATTCAGGCTGCAAGTTGTTGCGTAAATAGAGGAGGGCCATCCGCCCTCCTCTTTTTTTGCCGGCGATAATCAGGAGTACGTTCATTTTTCCCCGCCATGCGTTGCGTGTGAGCTTGTACGCCGCCCCAGGTGCCCGCGTATTTTTTGATTTCCAGGTTCGGTGTTAGGATTTGACGCGCGGGAGGCTCTGAGTCCGATCAGAGGTTCCCCGATGATGCAACCCATTCCCACGCACGGACAGGCGCATGCGGAAAAAATTCTGGACCAGCGACTGGTTTGCCGGCCTTGCGGTATCGGTGGTGTTTGTCGTCCTGTACTGGATGCAGCCCCCATTCGTGGAATCACTGGAGCGCACCGCCTACGACTTCGGGGTGCGGGCGTCGACCCAGCAGCCCAGCAGCCAGATCGCAGTCATTGCCATCGACGACAACAGCATCACCAACATCGGACGCTGGCCGTGGCCACGCAACATCATCGCCGAGTTGATCGACCGTCTGGCCAAGGCGGGCGCCAAGGTCATCGCCAATATGGTGCTGTATACCGAACCGCAGATCGACCCCGGATTGACCCACATCAATGAATTGCTGGCCCTTTATGATTCGAAGGGATTGTCCAAAAGCAACGATGCCACCGTCGCCGAGCTGGGCAAAAAACTCAAGACGGCCCAGGAAGACCTCGACAAGGACAAGAAACTCGCCGATGCCATTGGCCGTGCCGGCAATGTCGTGCTGGGCATGCAATTCATTCCCGGACAGCCGCTGGGCAAGGCGGACAAGCCGACGCCGGATTACATCGCGAAGAACGCCCTGCCGGACAAAAAGGTGCTGCCCGGCAAGGATGACGACGAGCCGCTTTTTGCCAGCCAGCTGTTCGCGCCCATCCCGGACATCGGCAGCAAGGCCGCGGCCATCGGGCATCTCAATCAGGATCCGGATTCTGACGGCGGATTGCGCAAGGAGCCGCTGATTTTCAATTATTTCGATCATTACTATCCCTCGTTTGCGCTCGCTGTCGCCGCGCGGACCCTCAATCTTGCACCGGGCGAGATCGAACTGGTCAAGGGCGATCACGTCGGGATCGGCAAGCTCTTGATCAAGACCAATCCGGAATCAGAGATGTACACGTTCTTCTACAAGGACCAGGGCGACAAACCGGCCTTCAAGATCGATTCGTTCTACGATGTGTACTACAACAAGATCCCGCTGGAAAATTACAAGGACAAGGTGGTGTTGATAGGCCCCACCGCCTTTGGTGTCGGTGAAACCTTTCCAACGCCGATCTCCAAGGGCATGGCACCG harbors:
- a CDS encoding DUF4124 domain-containing protein; this encodes MSSWLRMLSLLPLLAPVTASYAEVYKWVDEQGKVHYGDHPGNARSQPVQIQAAPQPDPDSAERREKSQKLLNEYSDDQTEQKKQQESREKEAAQRKVNCELAKKNLDTYEHAATLYTTDKDGERHNLTDDEYKKAIETSHANVKKWCDE